A single Brucella intermedia LMG 3301 DNA region contains:
- a CDS encoding HAD family hydrolase codes for MSEKLSEERIRSIRAVLFDKDGTLIDFDRTWFSISWQLAQRAAKGDDLRARALLDAGGYDWLTERFRANSVIAAGTVEDIVSLWHPDVVSEQSRELIEEYDAYCVTEGARSAVAVEALHETLETLRTMGFRLGIATNDSEAGAHATAKALGIDGFFDVVIGYNTAARPKPYPDPLLYFAEKLGLAPHEIAMVGDNLHDLETAHAAGAGLAVGVLSGNSPREALEPHADIVLDSVAGLPELLKR; via the coding sequence ATGAGCGAAAAGCTTTCCGAAGAACGCATCAGATCAATCCGTGCCGTCCTCTTCGACAAGGACGGTACCTTGATCGACTTTGACCGGACCTGGTTTTCAATCTCCTGGCAGCTTGCGCAGCGGGCTGCAAAGGGGGACGACCTGCGGGCCCGCGCATTGCTCGATGCCGGGGGCTATGACTGGCTGACCGAGCGTTTCCGGGCCAATTCAGTCATCGCGGCCGGTACGGTCGAAGACATTGTTTCGCTTTGGCACCCTGATGTGGTGTCCGAGCAATCGCGCGAGCTTATCGAAGAATATGACGCTTACTGCGTCACCGAAGGCGCACGTTCTGCTGTGGCCGTAGAAGCTTTGCATGAAACGCTCGAAACGCTTCGCACCATGGGTTTCCGGCTTGGCATTGCTACTAACGATTCCGAGGCTGGCGCGCACGCCACGGCCAAAGCGCTGGGTATCGACGGTTTTTTCGACGTCGTGATCGGCTACAACACGGCGGCGCGTCCAAAACCCTATCCCGATCCCCTGCTTTATTTTGCAGAAAAGCTGGGGCTTGCTCCGCATGAGATTGCCATGGTCGGCGACAATCTTCACGACCTGGAGACAGCCCACGCAGCCGGTGCGGGACTGGCAGTCGGCGTTCTATCGGGCAACAGTCCTCGCGAAGCATTGGAACCCCACGCCGATATCGTGCTGGATAGCGTGGCCGGCCTGCCCGAATTGCTGAAACGTTAA
- a CDS encoding long-chain fatty acid--CoA ligase, whose translation MAKKTTGQSASVVESMTAGSPANGAPTQEKIWFKSYPAGVPHEIDLSTATSIGDMILASCRQFASSPAFTCMGKDLSYKELDEYSRALAAFLQSRGLVKGDRVAVMMPNILHYPIAFTAILRAGFVVVNVNPLYTPRELEHQLKDSGAKALIVLENFASTVEKTLNSINVPNIIVASMGDMHGFKGHIINLVVRRVKKMVPAWTIPGHVRFKDALAQGRALSFNPVPVQGSDLAFLQYTGGTTGISKGAMLTHSNILANVEQMHTWMEVAFRNKGKPKALNFVCALPLYHIFALTVNAMIGIKLGARNILIPNPRDIAGFVKELRKSPFHIFPGLNTLFNGLMNNPDFQTLDFKPLILTLGGGMAVQRPVAERWQKMTGCHITEGYGLSETSPVACANALDATEFSGTIGLPMPSTDVAIRDDDGNDLALGEVGEICVRGPQVMTGYWNRPDETKRAIMPDGFFRTGDMGFMDERGYTKIVDRKKDMILVSGFNVYPNEIEEVAAGHPGIVESAAIGIPNEHSGEVVKLFVVRSDLNLTEDEVKAYCAERLTNYKRPREVEFRESLPKSNVGKILRRELRD comes from the coding sequence ATCCATGACCGCGGGATCGCCAGCCAATGGCGCGCCGACGCAGGAAAAGATCTGGTTCAAATCATATCCGGCTGGCGTTCCGCACGAGATCGATCTGAGCACGGCGACTTCCATCGGCGATATGATTCTGGCATCTTGCCGGCAATTCGCCTCCAGCCCGGCCTTCACCTGCATGGGCAAGGATCTGTCCTACAAGGAACTCGATGAATATTCGCGTGCGCTGGCTGCTTTTCTCCAGTCGCGCGGTCTCGTGAAGGGCGACCGCGTTGCGGTGATGATGCCAAATATCCTGCATTATCCGATTGCCTTCACGGCTATTCTCCGCGCAGGTTTCGTCGTCGTGAACGTCAATCCGCTATATACGCCGCGTGAACTGGAACATCAGTTGAAGGACTCCGGCGCCAAAGCATTGATAGTTTTGGAAAATTTTGCATCGACGGTTGAAAAGACCCTCAATTCGATCAACGTTCCCAACATAATCGTCGCGTCCATGGGCGACATGCATGGGTTCAAGGGCCACATCATCAATCTGGTCGTGCGCCGCGTGAAGAAAATGGTGCCGGCATGGACCATTCCGGGGCATGTCCGTTTCAAGGACGCATTGGCTCAGGGTCGCGCCCTATCCTTCAACCCGGTTCCGGTACAGGGTTCCGACCTCGCCTTCCTGCAATATACCGGAGGCACGACCGGCATCTCGAAAGGCGCGATGCTGACCCATAGCAACATCCTTGCGAATGTGGAGCAGATGCATACCTGGATGGAGGTTGCCTTCCGCAACAAGGGCAAGCCGAAGGCGCTGAATTTCGTGTGTGCGCTGCCGCTCTATCACATCTTCGCGCTTACTGTGAATGCCATGATCGGCATCAAGCTTGGTGCGCGAAATATCCTCATTCCCAATCCGCGCGATATTGCTGGCTTCGTCAAGGAACTGAGGAAATCCCCGTTCCATATCTTCCCGGGCCTCAACACTCTTTTCAATGGCCTCATGAATAATCCAGATTTCCAGACCCTGGATTTCAAACCTCTTATTCTCACTCTCGGCGGCGGAATGGCTGTACAACGTCCTGTGGCCGAACGCTGGCAGAAAATGACCGGTTGTCACATCACCGAAGGATATGGTCTTTCCGAGACTTCGCCCGTCGCCTGCGCCAACGCGCTGGATGCAACCGAGTTCTCAGGAACCATCGGCCTGCCGATGCCGTCAACCGATGTTGCGATCCGCGATGATGATGGAAACGACCTCGCTCTCGGTGAGGTCGGCGAAATCTGCGTGCGCGGACCACAGGTGATGACGGGATACTGGAACCGCCCGGACGAAACCAAGCGCGCAATCATGCCCGACGGATTTTTCCGGACCGGCGACATGGGTTTCATGGACGAGCGGGGCTATACCAAAATCGTCGACCGCAAGAAGGACATGATCCTTGTTTCCGGCTTCAATGTTTATCCGAACGAAATCGAGGAAGTGGCCGCAGGTCATCCCGGCATCGTGGAATCGGCTGCCATTGGCATACCGAACGAACATTCCGGCGAAGTCGTGAAACTGTTCGTCGTGCGCAGCGATCTCAACCTCACTGAAGACGAAGTCAAAGCCTATTGCGCCGAGCGCCTTACCAATTACAAGCGCCCGCGCGAAGTCGAGTTCCGCGAAAGCCTGCCGAAAAGCAATGTCGGCAAGATCTTGCGCCGCGAACTTCGTGACTGA
- a CDS encoding succinylglutamate desuccinylase/aspartoacylase family protein: MKTEIVKFAGDVPGNAIELRVLRFAGKDSDAPSAYLQSSLHGAELPGQAALHFLVPMLKKAAEEGRVLGNITVVPQANPIGSNQWQAHQHLGRFETFSLTNFNRAFPLLPDFNTSELPEPDAPISLAQRLKATLLKLALPNDIVLDLHCDDESENYVYIAEEFAEDMKDLAIALNSTAILAWDTTADAAFEEACAHPVLQLPADKRNMKRRAVTTVEFRGLSDVYPDMGKGDAEGLYKFLVHRGVVRDDNVKLETEYKGLVTPLSHVEMLRAPEGGMVLYHVAPGDEVKAGAKLVTVVTKPGEPEGDITLTAPQDGRILTRRSLRYVRRGDDLLKLLGVKPSAVKKRAGALEA; encoded by the coding sequence ATGAAAACCGAGATTGTGAAATTTGCCGGCGATGTACCGGGAAATGCCATCGAGTTGCGCGTGCTGCGCTTTGCCGGCAAGGACAGCGATGCGCCTTCCGCCTATTTGCAATCGTCGCTTCACGGTGCCGAACTTCCGGGGCAGGCGGCTCTTCATTTCCTGGTTCCGATGTTGAAGAAAGCGGCCGAGGAAGGGCGCGTTCTCGGCAATATCACCGTTGTTCCGCAGGCAAATCCGATCGGCTCCAACCAGTGGCAGGCCCATCAGCATCTCGGTCGCTTCGAAACCTTTTCGCTGACCAATTTCAACCGCGCCTTCCCGCTGCTGCCGGATTTCAATACGTCTGAACTGCCGGAGCCGGATGCGCCGATCTCACTGGCACAGCGCCTGAAGGCGACGCTTTTGAAGCTGGCTCTGCCGAACGACATCGTTCTCGATCTGCATTGCGACGATGAGAGCGAAAACTACGTCTACATCGCTGAAGAATTTGCCGAGGACATGAAAGATCTGGCCATTGCGCTCAATTCGACGGCGATCCTCGCATGGGATACGACCGCCGACGCAGCTTTTGAGGAAGCCTGCGCGCATCCTGTCCTGCAATTGCCAGCGGACAAGCGCAACATGAAGCGCCGCGCGGTGACGACAGTCGAATTTCGCGGCTTGAGCGATGTTTACCCCGATATGGGCAAGGGCGACGCCGAGGGCTTGTATAAATTCCTCGTACATCGCGGTGTCGTTCGCGACGACAATGTGAAGCTTGAAACCGAATATAAGGGGCTTGTCACGCCGCTCTCGCATGTCGAGATGCTGCGGGCGCCGGAGGGCGGCATGGTGCTCTATCATGTAGCGCCCGGCGACGAAGTCAAAGCAGGCGCGAAGCTCGTGACGGTGGTTACGAAACCGGGTGAACCTGAAGGCGACATTACGCTCACGGCACCGCAGGACGGGCGCATTTTGACGCGTCGTTCGCTGCGCTATGTGCGCCGTGGCGATGATCTTCTCAAATTGCTGGGGGTGAAGCCTTCTGCCGTCAAGAAGCGTGCCGGTGCGCTTGAAGCATGA
- a CDS encoding glutathione S-transferase family protein — translation MILIGQYDSPFVRRVAIAMRLYGLPFEHKPWSTFGDRDRLAEFNPLSRVPTLVLDDGEVAIESAAILDYLDEIADGKPPLIAPKGAERRQALKICALSTGLADKAVSLLYEGLLRSEKSNVWVERCETQIARVLDVLENDFSERKSPYWFGDDIGHADIAATCALRFLREAHPHLFDEQKYPSLAGLAARCEALAPFQEIVQPLAPPSA, via the coding sequence ATGATTCTGATCGGCCAGTATGATTCTCCTTTTGTGCGGCGTGTCGCTATCGCCATGCGGCTTTACGGCCTGCCATTTGAACACAAACCATGGTCGACGTTCGGTGATCGTGACAGGCTTGCGGAATTCAATCCGCTGAGCCGCGTGCCGACGCTTGTACTGGATGATGGCGAGGTCGCGATCGAAAGCGCGGCGATACTCGACTATCTCGATGAGATCGCCGACGGCAAACCTCCGTTGATCGCGCCAAAAGGTGCCGAGCGTCGTCAGGCATTGAAGATATGCGCGCTTTCTACCGGTCTTGCCGATAAAGCCGTAAGCCTGCTCTATGAAGGTTTGCTGCGAAGCGAAAAATCAAATGTTTGGGTAGAGCGTTGCGAAACACAGATCGCCCGGGTGCTGGATGTGCTGGAGAACGATTTTTCAGAACGAAAATCACCATATTGGTTCGGAGATGATATCGGGCATGCCGATATTGCTGCGACCTGTGCACTGCGCTTTCTTCGTGAAGCCCATCCACATCTCTTCGATGAGCAGAAATACCCCTCATTGGCTGGTCTGGCCGCTCGATGCGAAGCGCTGGCACCGTTTCAGGAGATCGTGCAGCCCTTGGCGCCACCCTCTGCCTGA
- the pgi gene encoding glucose-6-phosphate isomerase, translating to MARDATKLEATVAKLKKHWADSAPQDMRAAFKSDPGRFERYSLSLDDLLFDWSKCRVNDETIGLLKELAGAADVEGRRAAMFAGEHINNTEDRAVLHVALRDTSSKEVLVDGHNVLPDVKEVLDRMAAFSDGIRSGAIKGATGKKITDIVNIGIGGSDLGPVMATLALSPYHDGPRAHFVSNIDGAHIADTLGILDPATTLVIIASKTFTTIETMTNAQTARKWIADALGEAAVGAHFAAVSTALDKVAAFGIAEDRVFGFWDWVGGRYSVWSAIGLPVMIAIGPDNFRKFLAGAHSMDVHFRDAPLEKNLPMWLGLIGYWHRAICGYGSRAIIPYDQRLARLPAYLQQLDMESNGKSVTVDGTPVSGPTGPVVWGEPGTNGQHAFFQLLHQGTDTIPLEFIVAAKGHEKHLDHQHEMLLANCLAQSEALMKGRTLDEARAQLKAKNLAESEVERIAPHRVFSGNRPSLTLVHDKLDPFAFGRLVALYEHRVFVEAQIFGINAFDQWGVELGKELATELLPVVSGEQTSDGRDASTQGLVAHLHARRKA from the coding sequence ATGGCAAGAGACGCGACGAAGCTTGAAGCAACGGTCGCAAAGCTGAAAAAGCATTGGGCAGATTCGGCTCCGCAGGACATGCGGGCAGCGTTCAAATCGGACCCGGGTCGGTTCGAGCGGTATTCGTTGTCCCTGGATGACCTTCTGTTCGACTGGTCGAAATGCCGGGTCAACGACGAAACGATCGGGCTCCTCAAGGAGCTGGCCGGTGCTGCCGATGTTGAAGGCCGTCGCGCGGCGATGTTTGCAGGCGAGCATATCAACAATACCGAGGATCGTGCCGTTCTCCACGTCGCGCTGCGCGATACTTCCTCGAAGGAAGTGCTCGTCGACGGACACAATGTCCTGCCGGACGTGAAGGAAGTGCTGGACCGTATGGCGGCATTTTCGGATGGCATCCGGTCGGGCGCTATCAAGGGCGCAACCGGCAAGAAGATCACCGATATAGTCAATATCGGCATTGGCGGCTCCGATCTCGGTCCCGTCATGGCGACGCTCGCGCTTTCTCCCTATCATGATGGCCCGCGCGCGCATTTCGTCTCCAATATCGACGGCGCTCATATTGCCGATACGCTCGGCATCCTTGATCCCGCGACGACGCTCGTCATTATCGCTTCCAAGACGTTCACGACCATCGAAACCATGACCAATGCGCAGACCGCGCGCAAATGGATAGCCGATGCGCTTGGCGAAGCAGCCGTGGGGGCCCATTTCGCGGCAGTCTCGACGGCGCTGGACAAGGTAGCCGCCTTTGGCATAGCCGAAGATCGAGTTTTCGGTTTCTGGGACTGGGTCGGCGGACGATATTCGGTGTGGTCGGCCATCGGCCTGCCGGTCATGATCGCGATTGGACCGGACAACTTCCGCAAGTTTCTGGCAGGCGCACATTCGATGGATGTGCATTTCCGCGATGCGCCGCTGGAAAAGAACCTGCCCATGTGGCTGGGCCTCATCGGCTACTGGCACCGTGCCATCTGCGGCTATGGCAGCCGTGCGATCATTCCCTACGATCAGCGTCTGGCCCGCCTGCCTGCCTATCTGCAGCAGCTGGATATGGAATCGAATGGCAAGAGCGTCACGGTCGATGGGACGCCGGTTTCCGGCCCGACCGGCCCGGTCGTATGGGGCGAGCCCGGTACCAACGGCCAGCACGCCTTCTTCCAGCTTCTGCATCAGGGTACCGACACCATCCCGCTTGAATTCATCGTTGCGGCGAAGGGTCATGAAAAGCACCTTGACCACCAGCATGAAATGCTGCTCGCAAACTGCCTTGCGCAGTCGGAAGCCTTGATGAAGGGCCGCACGCTGGACGAAGCGCGGGCGCAGTTGAAGGCGAAGAACCTTGCCGAAAGCGAAGTGGAACGCATTGCGCCGCATCGCGTCTTCTCGGGCAACCGTCCTTCGTTGACGCTGGTTCACGACAAGCTTGACCCGTTCGCTTTCGGGCGTCTGGTCGCGCTCTATGAGCATCGTGTTTTCGTCGAGGCGCAGATTTTCGGCATCAACGCTTTCGATCAATGGGGCGTCGAGCTTGGCAAGGAACTTGCCACCGAACTCTTGCCGGTTGTCTCGGGCGAGCAAACCAGCGATGGTCGCGACGCTTCCACGCAAGGGCTTGTCGCCCATCTGCATGCGCGAAGGAAAGCTTGA